Genomic segment of Synergistaceae bacterium:
TCTGATTCTCGATGACGTCGCGCTGATAAGGCTTCGTCTCCTCCGCCACTTCGGAGATAATCTTCCGAATGTCCTCCGGCAGGCCTTCCCAATAGCTCTTGCTGATGATGAATGGGGCCGTCGTGTAGATGTGGCCGGTCAGGGACGTGTACTTCTGAACCTCGTAAAGTTTCGAGGTGACGATGACGCCAATGGGGTTTTCCTCCGCGTCCACCGTTCCCTGCTGCAAAGCCGTATAAAGTTCCGAGAAAGCCACCGGCGTCGGGTTCGCGCCCAGTAGGTTGAACGTCTGTACATGCAGAGGATTCTCCATCGTTCGGATCTTCAAACCCTTGAGGTCGGCTGGGGTCTGAATCGGGCCTCTGCTGTTCGTGATGTGTCGGTAACCAAGCTCGCCAGAGAAAAGAATGAGGATGTCATGCGGTTCGAGGTACTTATTGAACTCCTCTGTTAGAAATTCGTCATAAACCTTGTGAGCCGCTTCGCGCGTCTTGAAAATGAAGGGCAGGTCCATGATCGTCATGCGGTCGTCCAGCGTCAAAAGGCTTGATCCGCCGACCACGGCCATCTCTAGTGTTCCGATGCTGATGCCCTCTATGGCCTGGCGGTCGCTGCCGAGCTGGGCATTGGGATAGAGTTCCACCTTAACCCTGCCACCCGTCTTTTCCTCGATGTCTTTCTTGAACTTCTCGTTGAGCGCGATGTAACTTCCGTGGGATTCCGCTCCGATGAACGCCAGTCGGATCGTGTAGTCCTCCGCCAGGGCGGGAACCGCGCTCAATATCACCATCGCCGCTAAAGCCCACAATATCGCCTTTTTTGCCGTCTTCACCGCTTGCATTGCCTTCATTTCTAACACCGCCTTATATGGATTCAGGACAAAAAGCCAATACCTAAAGCACTCTGTTCGGAGCTTCGCCTTCAAGCAGAACAGTCTTCATCGTCCGAGCCGCGAACACCCGAATATCCCTTCCCGCGGCGTCCGAGCGCCACGCGGCGTGTGGCGTCACGATCAGGTTAGGAAGCGAAAAGAGAGGATCGTCGAACGACGGGGGCTCCGTTTCGAGAACGTCCGTCGCGGCCCCCTGTATCCACCCCTCGCTCAAGGCCCGATGCAAAGCCTTGCCATCTACGAGGCCGCCACGTGCCGTATTCACGAGAAAAGCACTTGGCTTCATCAGTCGTAGACGCTCTTCATTAAACATATGGTGAGTTGAATCCATCAGAGGGATATGGATAGATACCACGTCAGCTGTTTTGAGCAGCTCTTCCAGCGTACTAACAACCTTTATACCCAGGCGCTCCGTCGCGTCACGGTTGATAAACGGGTCATAAGCCATGATTTCTTTGAAAAAGGGCTTCGCTTTGGCCGCCACAACCTGAGCCATTCGCCCAAAGCCCGCCGTGGCGAACGTCAGTTCGTCAGCGCGACGGCTCTGAGGGGCTTTCAGCGAATTCCACACCTTGGCGTTGATGTCACTCATGTAGTACGTCATATTGCGGACAAGCATGAGAGCCATCGTCAAAGTATGGGTCGTCACCTCGTCGACGCAGTAGTCTGGAACGTTATACGCTTGAATGCCCTTTTCTTTCAGCGCGTCGAGGTCGAAGTTATCTACGCCCAGGCCCTGCCGCACGGCGACCTTGCATTTCTTCAGGCTTTCCACTACCGGCCTGTCGACCTCGGTGGTTAGGACGATCAGCCCATCCACATCGGGAAGCATCTTGCGAAAGGCTTCCTCATCCTTCCATGCCGGATTGACGATTTCGATGCCGCTTCCCTTAAAAACCTCGTCTTCCAAAGTGTGCTCGGAGTTGTTCAACATGCCATAAATTCCTACGGTGAAGTTTCCCGCCATGCTAACCACTGTCCTTTCTTGTTTTTATTTCTTGTTTTTATTTCTTATTTTTATTCTAATTTTTATTTCAAGATTGCTTTATTTAAAAAATTCCGGCAGGAACATGCTCAGAGCCGGGATGTAAGTCGTGAGCAACAAGGTGATCAACATGGCGATTAAGAACGACCAGATGAATTTCGCTATTTTCGCCACCGTCGTATCGGCCACCGCGGCGGCGACAAAAAGGTTGATGCCGTAAGGCGGCGTGCAGAACCCTATGGCCAGGTTGACGGTCATAATGACCCCGAAGTGGACGGGATCGAAACCCATCTTGGTGACGATGGGCAGGAGGATCGGAGAGAGGATGATGCAGGCAGAGATGTTGTCGACAAAACAGCCCACCATCAGCAAGAAAACGTTGATGATCATCATAATGACGAATGGCGAGTTCGAGACGGACAAAAGATAGTTGCCCACCATATTGGGAACTTGCTTCATCGTTATCAGGGTCGCGAACGAGGTGGAAAACGCCAGAGTGAACACGGTCGCGCCGGTGATAAGCCCGGTATCCTTCAGCGCCTCGTAAAGTTCTTTCAGCCCGATCTCGCGATAGACGGCCATCCCCACGAATAGCGAGTAAACACACCCTACCACCGCGGCCTCCGTCGGTGTGAAAATGCCTCCGTAGATGCCGCCCAGGATAATGACGGGCATGGCGAGCGCCCAGAGAGACTCCAGGAATGTTCCAATTTTCATGGTCCCGGTGGTTTCCCGCCCTTTGTAGCCATACTTTTTGGCCATGAAATAGTTGGCGATCATCAGTGAGATTCCCATGATAATGCCCGGAATGATTCCGGCCATGAACAAGTCCGCGATGGAAACCCCCGTGGTGACGGCGTAGATAACGAAGGGAATGCTGGGAGGAATGATGACGCCGATGGACCCGGCCGCCGCCGTTATCGCCGCGGCGTAGTTGACGTCGTATTTCTTCTCTTTCATGGCGGGAATGATAATGGTTCCAATGGCGGAGACCGTTGCCGGGCCGGAGCCGGAAATCGCAGCGAAGAACATGCACGCCACAGTCGTGACCATGCCGAGTCCTCCCGTGATTTTCCCGACTAGAGCATCAGCCAGGTCCAGAAGTCTTCGGGAAATACCCCCGAAAAACATCAGATTACCGGCTAAAACGAAGAAAGGAAGAGCCAGCAAAGGAAACGAATCCAGTCCCGCCACGGAATTCTGCGCGATGATTCTCACGTTGATGTTCGTCATCAGAGTGACGACGGTCGCGGTGGTGACGCCCAAGGCAATACCTATCGGCAGCCCGATCGCGAGCAAAACGATGAAACAACCCAACAAAACCAAGAGAAACATCAAACAGCCCTCCTTTTGGACGAAAGCAGTTTAGATGCCATCACCTGAACGAGCCGGAAAGACATAAGCGTACAGCCGAAGGGAACAGCGAGGTAGACCCAGCCCATTCGGATTTGCATGGCGGCGGAGATCGTTTTCCTCGAAAAAATGAGATTGGTCAACTCCGCGGAGTTTCGCGCCATGTAGAGAGCGAAAGAAAGCCACAGGATATGCGCTATCCAAAAGAGGATTTCTTGAACCACGCGGGGGCATAGCCCGACCACAATGTCGAGGTTGATGTGCTTCGAGTGTTTCGTGGCGAAACTGGCCGCGATCCATGCCTGCCAGATAAACAAGTATCGCGCGAGTTCTTCGCTCCAGTAAATCGAATTGCCAAATAAATTACGCAACACAACTTGTATGAAAAGCAACGTCACACTAAAAAAAAGCGTCGAAACCAGAAAAACTTCTTCAAACTTGTCGTCAATAAATCGGAGCACTTTCATCATGAAGTCGATCCTCCTTACTGAAATTTGAACTGAAATTTAACCAATGTCACACTCGGATACGGTAATCCGCGATAATGAAGCGCTTTCCGTCCCAGATGACGGGATTGAGGTCCAGTTCCTTGACGCGCGGCAGGTCTAGCAAAAGCCGCTCCAGCTTACTGATGACATCGATCAAGGCCTCCACATCGACGCCCTGCTTCCCCCGATAGCCCTCCAAAAGGGGCCAGCATCTCAGGGATTTCAGCATCTTTTCGGCGCGTCCTCGCCCAAAGGGAACATGGGCCGCGCTCACGTCCTTGTGAATCTCGACGCCTGTTCCGCCCGCCCCGACGAGTAGGACATGCCCCAGCACCGGATCGGAGTTCGCGCCCAAAATCAACTCCAGCCCTGACCCAACCTGTTCCTGAACCAAAACGCCACGCGCCCCCGGAAACTTTCTCATCAGGGCATCAATCGTCTCTCGAAGTTCGCTCTTGTCCCGCAGGTTCAGCACGACACCGCCAACGTCCGACTTGTGAACGATGTCAGGGTGCTCGATCTTCGCGACGACGGGATAGGCAAGCTCCAAATTCTCGCACTCCTCTCCAGAGCGGACGACCCCCGAACGCGCTACGGGTAGGCCATAAGCGGAAAGTAGGCTTTGGCACGCGCTAGAAGAAAGATATCCTGTTCTCGAAACGAGTTCGCGAATTTCCGCCATACGTTCGAGGGCTGGATCTTCCATTACGAACGTGGCCGCCGCGTCGGTGTCGGGTTTGTCCGCTTTCATTAACGCTAGGGCTTCCGCCGTCTGCTCAGGGTAGTCAAAGCAGGGGATGCCCCGCTCCCGCATGACGCGGCGTCCAGCAGCTCCGGCCGTCGGACCGAAGAAGCAGGACACGACAGGCAATGAAACCTCAGCGTTGAGCAGGGAATCGGCCGCGGCGGCCGCCACCGCTCCGGTATCCACTCCCGCGGGGGGGACGACCATCAAGACCAGAGCATCGTAGAGGCCGCTTTCGAGCATTGTTTTAACGGCGTTAGAGTAATGCTCCGGCGGAGCTGTGGCCACCAGATCCAGAGGGTTGGCGGTGGAGGCTTGGGGCATCAGGTTCAGCGCCAGTTCGTTGCGGAGAGCTTGAGGCATCAGGGGCAACTCGAACCCGGCGTCGCTAAGAGCATCAGCGATAAGAGTGCCCGGTCCTCCGGCGTTGCTGACAACCCCCACTCGCTTCCCGGAAAAGCGCGGCATCTTCGAGAGCGTGTCCGCGAGCAAAAACGCCTCTTCCAAAGTTTTCGCGCGTATGGCACCCGCCTTTTCGATCAGTTTTTCCGTGATGGCCGAATCGCCGGCGAGGCTGCCCGTGTGAGAACTAGCGGCCTGAGCTCCCGCCGCGGTTCGCCCCGATTTGACAACGATAACCGGTTTGGCGGCCGAGGCTTTTCCGACCACTCGGAGAAAACGTCCGGGGTCGGGGATCGTCTCCAGGTAGGCGAGGATCACCGAGGTGTTTTCGTCCTCCGCCATGAAAGGAAGCACGTCGTTGATTGTTACGTCGGGCTGATTCCCGGTGGAAACCACCATCGAAAAACCCACGCCCAGTCTCTCCGAAAAATCGATCAGAGCCGAACCTATCGCGCCACTCTGCGTGACGAAGGCGACGCGTCCTTTTTGAGGGGTGACCTGCAACATATTGGCGTTCAACGAGACGGATTCGTCCGTGTTGGAGAACCCCATGCAGTTTGGGCCCAAAAGGCGCATGTTGTAACGGCGAACCGTTTCCATCAAACGCCACTCCGCCTCTATTCCCTCTCCTCCGACTTCACGGAACCCCGCGGAGAGAACGACGACGGCTTTGACGCCCTTTTCCCCGCACTGGCGGACGATGTCGAGAACGGCATCGCTTGGAGCGGCGACGAGCGCCATCTCTGGAGTCTCCGGCAGTTCTGAGACGGAGGCGTAACCTTTTACCCCGTGAACGTCCTCACCCGCCCGGTTGACAACCCAAATTTTCCCCTTGAATTCTTGGTCCAGCACGTTTTTCAAGGCGGCGGCGCCCAAACCTGGACGGGAGGACGCTCCCACGACAACAACGCTTTGCGGGTACAAAAGGCTTTTTGCCGAACATTCGTGAAGAGGACGGTATTCTTCCCAGCTTTCAAATTTCACTCCCTTCGGTACTGGATCACCGTTGTAGTGCAAAAGCCCCTCTTCATTTAAGCTAAAATGCCCCTGAGCTAGTTCCAAAATCGTGCGCGCCCCTGTCAGGCGCCCTTGGTCGTTGACGGGTCCGAGGTAGCGTTTAACTCGCTCTTTTCCCTCCAGGCCGTCGCCCGCGTCGACGGGAACTCCCGGAGAAATCACCAGAATGGGGCCACCGTCGATAACGGGGGTAGCGAGGTAACTGCTGGCCCGAATCTCTTTCTCACCCCCGGAGAGAGTAGCCCCTACCCCGTCGGCTCCAGCGTAGGCTCTGCGCCCATCTTTCATAATCGAAAGATCGGCGGGGTGCACTCCGACCGTCAGAATACTTTTGGTGATAACATCAGTCGTTGCCCAAACGTACCCCGCCAAAAAGATCATGTCGGGACGGTAGGGACTCAATTTTTCGAGGATCAGGCGATCATATTCGGCGCGTACCGCGCGGTCTTTGAGCGGGACTCCTCGCTCGGCGTAAAAGCCCCGGATATCTTCCAATTCACACGGTATCCCCAGTTTATGGGCCGTTTCGACGCATTTCGCGCCGGGAGAATCGGAGAAAATCGCCACGACCTCAAAAGGACTTCCTTCCCATGTTTGTTCGAGTTCTTGTTGCAGTTCCAAGGCTTTCCACAGGGTATTCCCAGAGCCCGAAGCGAGCCCTGCCACCCGTAGCTTTCCGTGGACGGGGTTCCAGATAGGGACGATCAAGTCAACCACTCCTTCCAAAATTTAACGCCGTTTACCACTGGCCAGATGCGATTTTAAACTCATCCATAGGTGGAAACCTGAGGATTAAAGGGGAAATCAGGCCGATTCTCCTTGGATGTTTCGTGACAGATGTTGGTAAGCTCCGACGATGGACGCGAAATGATCCCTGGAAACTCGCGAGATGGCGTCCGCGTCACGGGACTTGAGCTTTTCCAGGATATTCTGGTGCTGAGTGAAGGCATTTTCCGCGATCATCGGAAAAAATGCTCTTTCCTGCTCGAAAAAACGAACGCGTTGAAGGCGGATGAGGCCGTCGAGTTCTCGTAGCCTTTGGACCATTATTTTATTGTCGTGAATAGAAAAGATTGTCATATGAAAGAGGTCGTTTTTCTGGATAATTTGGAAGTAGTCTTGTCCTTCGAGCAACGTTTGCGTTTCTTTGTTGATGGATTCCAGGAGGTCGAAGTCCAGCCTGTCGATGTAGGGTAAAAGGTTGTCCGAAATAAAAAAACGTAAAGCGCACTGGATTTCGAGAAAATCAGTAAACTCCTCCATGGTCAGAGCGCTGACGC
This window contains:
- a CDS encoding C-terminal binding protein, which produces MAGNFTVGIYGMLNNSEHTLEDEVFKGSGIEIVNPAWKDEEAFRKMLPDVDGLIVLTTEVDRPVVESLKKCKVAVRQGLGVDNFDLDALKEKGIQAYNVPDYCVDEVTTHTLTMALMLVRNMTYYMSDINAKVWNSLKAPQSRRADELTFATAGFGRMAQVVAAKAKPFFKEIMAYDPFINRDATERLGIKVVSTLEELLKTADVVSIHIPLMDSTHHMFNEERLRLMKPSAFLVNTARGGLVDGKALHRALSEGWIQGAATDVLETEPPSFDDPLFSLPNLIVTPHAAWRSDAAGRDIRVFAARTMKTVLLEGEAPNRVL
- a CDS encoding TRAP transporter large permease — protein: MFLLVLLGCFIVLLAIGLPIGIALGVTTATVVTLMTNINVRIIAQNSVAGLDSFPLLALPFFVLAGNLMFFGGISRRLLDLADALVGKITGGLGMVTTVACMFFAAISGSGPATVSAIGTIIIPAMKEKKYDVNYAAAITAAAGSIGVIIPPSIPFVIYAVTTGVSIADLFMAGIIPGIIMGISLMIANYFMAKKYGYKGRETTGTMKIGTFLESLWALAMPVIILGGIYGGIFTPTEAAVVGCVYSLFVGMAVYREIGLKELYEALKDTGLITGATVFTLAFSTSFATLITMKQVPNMVGNYLLSVSNSPFVIMMIINVFLLMVGCFVDNISACIILSPILLPIVTKMGFDPVHFGVIMTVNLAIGFCTPPYGINLFVAAAVADTTVAKIAKFIWSFLIAMLITLLLTTYIPALSMFLPEFFK
- a CDS encoding acetate--CoA ligase family protein — encoded protein: MIVPIWNPVHGKLRVAGLASGSGNTLWKALELQQELEQTWEGSPFEVVAIFSDSPGAKCVETAHKLGIPCELEDIRGFYAERGVPLKDRAVRAEYDRLILEKLSPYRPDMIFLAGYVWATTDVITKSILTVGVHPADLSIMKDGRRAYAGADGVGATLSGGEKEIRASSYLATPVIDGGPILVISPGVPVDAGDGLEGKERVKRYLGPVNDQGRLTGARTILELAQGHFSLNEEGLLHYNGDPVPKGVKFESWEEYRPLHECSAKSLLYPQSVVVVGASSRPGLGAAALKNVLDQEFKGKIWVVNRAGEDVHGVKGYASVSELPETPEMALVAAPSDAVLDIVRQCGEKGVKAVVVLSAGFREVGGEGIEAEWRLMETVRRYNMRLLGPNCMGFSNTDESVSLNANMLQVTPQKGRVAFVTQSGAIGSALIDFSERLGVGFSMVVSTGNQPDVTINDVLPFMAEDENTSVILAYLETIPDPGRFLRVVGKASAAKPVIVVKSGRTAAGAQAASSHTGSLAGDSAITEKLIEKAGAIRAKTLEEAFLLADTLSKMPRFSGKRVGVVSNAGGPGTLIADALSDAGFELPLMPQALRNELALNLMPQASTANPLDLVATAPPEHYSNAVKTMLESGLYDALVLMVVPPAGVDTGAVAAAAADSLLNAEVSLPVVSCFFGPTAGAAGRRVMRERGIPCFDYPEQTAEALALMKADKPDTDAAATFVMEDPALERMAEIRELVSRTGYLSSSACQSLLSAYGLPVARSGVVRSGEECENLELAYPVVAKIEHPDIVHKSDVGGVVLNLRDKSELRETIDALMRKFPGARGVLVQEQVGSGLELILGANSDPVLGHVLLVGAGGTGVEIHKDVSAAHVPFGRGRAEKMLKSLRCWPLLEGYRGKQGVDVEALIDVISKLERLLLDLPRVKELDLNPVIWDGKRFIIADYRIRV
- a CDS encoding DctP family TRAP transporter solute-binding subunit; this encodes MKAMQAVKTAKKAILWALAAMVILSAVPALAEDYTIRLAFIGAESHGSYIALNEKFKKDIEEKTGGRVKVELYPNAQLGSDRQAIEGISIGTLEMAVVGGSSLLTLDDRMTIMDLPFIFKTREAAHKVYDEFLTEEFNKYLEPHDILILFSGELGYRHITNSRGPIQTPADLKGLKIRTMENPLHVQTFNLLGANPTPVAFSELYTALQQGTVDAEENPIGVIVTSKLYEVQKYTSLTGHIYTTAPFIISKSYWEGLPEDIRKIISEVAEETKPYQRDVIENQNSEFLEELEKAGVTVNDLSPDDKQAFIDLCKPVYDAYTTKHGESLIQKIMSAQ
- a CDS encoding GntR family transcriptional regulator; the protein is MEIQSVGELICNEMRQRILEGTYPSGVRLNVDELARTLDTSKTPVREALGRLESEGLVVFKPRVGWSVSALTMEEFTDFLEIQCALRFFISDNLLPYIDRLDFDLLESINKETQTLLEGQDYFQIIQKNDLFHMTIFSIHDNKIMVQRLRELDGLIRLQRVRFFEQERAFFPMIAENAFTQHQNILEKLKSRDADAISRVSRDHFASIVGAYQHLSRNIQGESA
- a CDS encoding TRAP transporter small permease, encoding MMKVLRFIDDKFEEVFLVSTLFFSVTLLFIQVVLRNLFGNSIYWSEELARYLFIWQAWIAASFATKHSKHINLDIVVGLCPRVVQEILFWIAHILWLSFALYMARNSAELTNLIFSRKTISAAMQIRMGWVYLAVPFGCTLMSFRLVQVMASKLLSSKRRAV